A single genomic interval of Meles meles chromosome 9, mMelMel3.1 paternal haplotype, whole genome shotgun sequence harbors:
- the TSN gene encoding translin isoform X1 has product MSVSEIFVELQGFLAAEQDIREEIRKVVQSLEQTAREILTLLQGVHQGAGFQDIPKRCLKAREHFGTVKTHLTSLKTKFPAEQYYRFHEHWRFVLQRLVFLAAFVVYLESETLVTREAVTEILGIEPDREKGFHLDVEDYLSGVLILASELSRLSVNSVTAGDYSRPLHISTFINELDSGFRLLNLKNDSLRKRYDGLKYDVKKVEEVVYDLSIRGFNKETAAACAEK; this is encoded by the exons ATGTCTGTGAGCGAGATCTTCGTGGAGCTGCAGGGCTTTTTGGCTGCCGAGCAGGACATCCGAGAG GAAATCCGAAAAGTTGTACAGAGTTTAGAACAAACAGCTCGAGAGATCTTAACTCTACTGCAAGGGGTCCATCAGGGTGCTGGTTTTCAGGACA TTCCAAAGAGGTGTTTGAAAGCTCGAGAACATTTTGGTACAGTAAAAACACATCTAACATCTTTGAAGACcaagttccctgctgaacagTATTACAG ATTTCATGAGCATTGGAGGTTTGTGTTGCAGCGTTTGGTCTTCCTGGCGGCATTTGTTGTGTACTTGGAATCAGAAACACTAGTGACTCGAGAAGCGGTTACAGAAATTCTTGGCA TTGAGCCAGATCGGGAGAAAGGATTTCATCTGGATGTAGAAGATTATCTCTCAGGAGTTCTAATTCTTGCCAGTGAATTG TCGAGGCTGTCTGTCAACAGTGTGACGGCAGGAGACTACTCCCGGCCCCTCCACATCTCCACCTTCATCAATGAGCTGGATTCTGGCTTCCGCCTTCTCAACCTGAAAAATGACTCCCTGAGGAAGCGCTATGATGGCTTGAAGTACGATGTGAAGAAAGTAGAGGAGGTGGTCTATGATCTCTCCATCCGGGGCTTCAATAAGGAGACAGCAGCGGCTTGTGCAGAGAAATAG
- the TSN gene encoding translin isoform X2, which produces MSVSEIFVELQGFLAAEQDIREEIRKVVQSLEQTAREILTLLQGVHQGAGFQDIPKRCLKAREHFGTVKTHLTSLKTKFPAEQYYRFHEHWRFVLQRLVFLAAFVVYLESETLVTREAVTEILGIEAVCQQCDGRRLLPAPPHLHLHQ; this is translated from the exons ATGTCTGTGAGCGAGATCTTCGTGGAGCTGCAGGGCTTTTTGGCTGCCGAGCAGGACATCCGAGAG GAAATCCGAAAAGTTGTACAGAGTTTAGAACAAACAGCTCGAGAGATCTTAACTCTACTGCAAGGGGTCCATCAGGGTGCTGGTTTTCAGGACA TTCCAAAGAGGTGTTTGAAAGCTCGAGAACATTTTGGTACAGTAAAAACACATCTAACATCTTTGAAGACcaagttccctgctgaacagTATTACAG ATTTCATGAGCATTGGAGGTTTGTGTTGCAGCGTTTGGTCTTCCTGGCGGCATTTGTTGTGTACTTGGAATCAGAAACACTAGTGACTCGAGAAGCGGTTACAGAAATTCTTGGCA TCGAGGCTGTCTGTCAACAGTGTGACGGCAGGAGACTACTCCCGGCCCCTCCACATCTCCACCTTCATCAATGA